A stretch of Henckelia pumila isolate YLH828 chromosome 4, ASM3356847v2, whole genome shotgun sequence DNA encodes these proteins:
- the LOC140864268 gene encoding uncharacterized protein isoform X1 → MGDVLGIMPESGVLCQREPAHLVDQNEPLDKFLLNQRFHQSFMEFADSCLAGESVHFYEEVQQPDKRNIEFKVVSEIGMIDNILKIQNDVKHELEEIHLGAIREVKEESGIDTEFLEVVAFRWSSCLPFFLLGGNVISPVVGM, encoded by the exons ATGGGCGACGTCCTGGGTATCATGCCTGAATCTGGTGTTCTATGTCAGAGAGAACCAGCTCACTTGGTGGATCAAAACGAACCTTTGGATAAGTTTCTTTTGAACCAAAGATTTCACCAGTCTTTCATGGAATTTGCCGATAG CTGTTTGGCTGGGGAAAGTGTCCATTTCTATGAAGAGGTGCAGCAGCCCGACAAAAGAAATATTGAATTTAAagttgtttctg AGATTGGGATGATAGATAATATATTGAAGATCCAAAATGATGTCAAACATGAG TTAGAGGAGATCCATTTGGGAGCTATAAGAGAAGTAAAAGAAGAAAGTGGG ATTGATACTGAATTTTTGGAAGTTGTAGCTTTCAG GTGGTCGAGTTGTCTTCCTTTTTTCCTCCTTGGTGGGAATGTAATCAGCCCTGTTGTGGGAATGTAA
- the LOC140864268 gene encoding uncharacterized protein isoform X3, which translates to MGDVLGIMPESGVLCQREPAHLVDQNEPLDKFLLNQRFHQSFMEFADSCLAGESVHFYEEVQQPDKRNIEFKVVSEIGMIDNILKIQNDVKHELEEIHLGAIREVKEESGVVELSSFFPPWWECNQPCCGNVI; encoded by the exons ATGGGCGACGTCCTGGGTATCATGCCTGAATCTGGTGTTCTATGTCAGAGAGAACCAGCTCACTTGGTGGATCAAAACGAACCTTTGGATAAGTTTCTTTTGAACCAAAGATTTCACCAGTCTTTCATGGAATTTGCCGATAG CTGTTTGGCTGGGGAAAGTGTCCATTTCTATGAAGAGGTGCAGCAGCCCGACAAAAGAAATATTGAATTTAAagttgtttctg AGATTGGGATGATAGATAATATATTGAAGATCCAAAATGATGTCAAACATGAG TTAGAGGAGATCCATTTGGGAGCTATAAGAGAAGTAAAAGAAGAAAGTGGG GTGGTCGAGTTGTCTTCCTTTTTTCCTCCTTGGTGGGAATGTAATCAGCCCTGTTGTGGGAATGTAATTTAG
- the LOC140864268 gene encoding regulator of G-protein signaling 1-like isoform X4: MGDVLGIMPESGVLCQREPAHLVDQNEPLDKFLLNQRFHQSFMEFADSCLAGESVHFYEEVQQPDKRNIEFKVVSEIGMIDNILKIQNDVKHEVVELSSFFPPWWECNQPCCGNVI, translated from the exons ATGGGCGACGTCCTGGGTATCATGCCTGAATCTGGTGTTCTATGTCAGAGAGAACCAGCTCACTTGGTGGATCAAAACGAACCTTTGGATAAGTTTCTTTTGAACCAAAGATTTCACCAGTCTTTCATGGAATTTGCCGATAG CTGTTTGGCTGGGGAAAGTGTCCATTTCTATGAAGAGGTGCAGCAGCCCGACAAAAGAAATATTGAATTTAAagttgtttctg AGATTGGGATGATAGATAATATATTGAAGATCCAAAATGATGTCAAACATGAG GTGGTCGAGTTGTCTTCCTTTTTTCCTCCTTGGTGGGAATGTAATCAGCCCTGTTGTGGGAATGTAATTTAG